One stretch of Qipengyuania gelatinilytica DNA includes these proteins:
- a CDS encoding glutathione S-transferase family protein, whose amino-acid sequence MKIIIGNKNYSSWSLRGWLAAKQSGLSFEEIVVPLFGENWEANKKGDDIQPSHGKVPLLWDDEIVVWDSLAMLEYLADKVGRDRFWPKEDAARGMARSMVAEMHSSYAALRSECPMNVRKRFDGFSPSEACKADILRILGLWAEARSRFGSGGPYLFGTFGAADIFFAPVVSRFISYQIPVPGFAAAYMQAVWEHDWMKAWIEASENEEWVIEQYETVS is encoded by the coding sequence ATGAAGATCATCATCGGCAACAAGAACTATTCGAGCTGGAGCTTGCGCGGCTGGCTCGCGGCCAAGCAGTCGGGCCTGTCGTTCGAGGAAATCGTCGTGCCGCTGTTCGGCGAAAACTGGGAAGCCAACAAGAAGGGCGACGACATCCAGCCCAGCCACGGCAAGGTCCCGCTCCTGTGGGATGACGAGATCGTGGTGTGGGACAGCCTCGCCATGCTCGAATATCTTGCCGACAAGGTCGGGCGCGACCGCTTCTGGCCGAAAGAGGATGCGGCACGCGGCATGGCGCGATCGATGGTCGCCGAAATGCACAGTTCCTATGCCGCGCTGCGCAGCGAATGCCCGATGAACGTGCGCAAGCGCTTCGACGGGTTCTCCCCGAGCGAGGCCTGCAAGGCCGATATCCTGCGCATCCTCGGCCTGTGGGCGGAAGCGCGCAGCCGCTTCGGCAGCGGCGGCCCCTATCTCTTCGGCACCTTCGGGGCGGCGGACATCTTCTTCGCCCCCGTCGTGTCGCGGTTCATCAGTTACCAGATCCCCGTCCCGGGCTTCGCCGCCGCCTATATGCAGGCGGTGTGGGAGCACGACTGGATGAAGGCGTGGATCGAAGCATCGGAAAACGAAGAATGGGTCATCGAGCAATACGAAACCGTTTCCTGA
- a CDS encoding VOC family protein, whose protein sequence is MSLRPFHLAFPVHDLDAARTFYGELLGCAEGRSSDDWIDFDFHGHQIVAHQAPGLVADRARTKVDSEEVPVPHFGVVLTMAEWEALKSRLEATGVDFIIPPTVRFRGQPGEQATMFFRDPSGNALEMKAFADDGMLFAT, encoded by the coding sequence ATGAGTCTACGCCCCTTCCACCTCGCCTTCCCCGTCCACGACCTTGATGCTGCACGCACCTTCTATGGCGAGCTGCTCGGCTGCGCGGAGGGACGTTCTTCCGACGACTGGATCGACTTCGATTTCCACGGCCACCAGATCGTCGCACACCAGGCACCTGGCCTTGTGGCAGACCGCGCGCGGACCAAGGTCGATAGCGAAGAAGTCCCGGTGCCGCATTTCGGCGTTGTCCTGACGATGGCGGAATGGGAAGCGCTCAAGTCCCGTCTCGAGGCGACGGGCGTGGACTTCATCATCCCGCCCACCGTGCGCTTCAGGGGCCAGCCGGGCGAACAGGCCACGATGTTCTTCCGCGACCCTAGCGGCAATGCGCTGGAGATGAAGGCCTTCGCCGACGACGGGATGCTTTTCGCCACCTGA
- a CDS encoding TraB/GumN family protein, with the protein MISKSIAVLAAGLAAVSLCAVPAASQAPSSQNEIIVTAQRSGAPMWTIDTPTGTIILVGEIAAVPKATPWLPERLEEATAESSRVILRATPKFSPGDVFRLIFSGGKITKLPDRTNAGDYLSADQRERLAALEAEYDIDYDRRSFLMTSFDLLARRLDFDDDITKDATEIVRKAAKRADVPITRPERFRGEDLLDDLAEAEPASHIPCLMAAMTAVEAGPAVIEARGNAWRKFDVAGVMANPLEIALGTCWPWTDDDLGEEIRDQWTGLIEDAAGDTGVTLAVVPLRVLAEEGGVLDQLETRGFEIFGPDWR; encoded by the coding sequence ATGATCTCCAAGTCAATCGCCGTCCTCGCTGCAGGTCTTGCCGCGGTCTCGCTTTGCGCAGTCCCGGCAGCGTCGCAGGCCCCTTCTTCGCAGAACGAGATTATCGTTACCGCCCAGCGCTCCGGAGCGCCGATGTGGACCATCGACACGCCGACCGGCACGATCATACTTGTCGGTGAAATCGCTGCGGTGCCCAAGGCCACGCCATGGCTGCCCGAGCGGCTGGAGGAAGCCACTGCCGAATCCAGCCGGGTCATCCTGCGCGCGACCCCGAAGTTCTCGCCCGGCGATGTGTTCCGGCTGATCTTCAGCGGCGGCAAGATCACCAAGCTGCCCGATCGCACGAATGCGGGCGATTACCTCTCGGCCGACCAGCGCGAGAGACTGGCGGCGCTCGAAGCCGAATACGACATCGACTACGACCGGCGCAGCTTTCTCATGACGTCCTTCGACCTGCTTGCCCGGCGGCTGGACTTCGATGACGACATCACCAAGGATGCGACCGAAATCGTACGCAAGGCGGCAAAGCGCGCCGACGTCCCGATCACGCGACCGGAGCGTTTCCGCGGCGAGGACCTGCTCGACGATCTGGCCGAGGCGGAACCGGCAAGCCATATCCCGTGCCTAATGGCAGCCATGACCGCCGTCGAAGCGGGACCCGCAGTGATCGAGGCGCGTGGCAATGCGTGGCGTAAGTTCGATGTAGCAGGCGTAATGGCGAACCCGCTGGAAATCGCGCTCGGCACTTGCTGGCCGTGGACCGATGACGATCTGGGAGAGGAAATTCGCGACCAGTGGACGGGCCTGATCGAGGATGCTGCCGGCGATACGGGCGTTACCCTCGCGGTCGTGCCGCTACGCGTGCTGGCAGAAGAGGGCGGCGTCCTCGACCAGCTAGAGACGCGCGGCTTCGAGATATTCGGGCCCGACTGGCGCTGA
- the yihA gene encoding ribosome biogenesis GTP-binding protein YihA/YsxC, translated as MTEKEAAELAQLERRAKKLFSGRVEFLLSAPQLKFLPEPTVPEIAFAGRSNVGKSSLLNALVGRKKIARASVTPGRTQELNFFEVGDPTLFRLVDMPGYGFAKAPVKVVEKWKNLVKTYLRGRQVLVRNLVLVDSRHGLKDVDREMMKMLDEAAVGYRVVMTKADKIKASELEKTVAAVEAEAKKHVAAFPHIHVTSSEKGMGIGELRAALLQDAGV; from the coding sequence GTGACCGAAAAAGAAGCCGCCGAACTGGCCCAGCTGGAACGGCGCGCCAAGAAGCTGTTTTCGGGTCGGGTGGAGTTCCTCCTCTCGGCCCCGCAGCTCAAGTTCCTGCCCGAACCGACCGTGCCCGAGATTGCCTTCGCGGGCCGCTCGAACGTGGGCAAGAGCTCGCTCCTGAACGCGCTCGTCGGCCGCAAGAAGATCGCGCGTGCCTCGGTGACGCCGGGCCGCACACAGGAACTGAACTTCTTCGAAGTGGGCGATCCCACGCTGTTCCGCCTCGTGGACATGCCCGGCTACGGCTTTGCCAAGGCGCCGGTGAAGGTCGTCGAGAAGTGGAAGAACCTCGTGAAAACCTATCTGCGCGGGCGTCAGGTGCTGGTCCGCAACCTCGTGCTGGTCGACAGCCGCCACGGGCTGAAGGACGTCGACCGCGAGATGATGAAGATGCTCGACGAGGCCGCCGTCGGCTATCGCGTGGTCATGACCAAGGCCGACAAGATCAAGGCGAGCGAGCTGGAAAAGACCGTGGCCGCGGTCGAAGCCGAAGCGAAAAAGCACGTCGCAGCCTTCCCGCACATCCATGTGACGTCGAGCGAGAAGGGCATGGGGATCGGCGAACTGCGTGCCGCGTTGCTGCAGGATGCCGGCGTCTGA
- the yidC gene encoding membrane protein insertase YidC, whose translation MENSRNFVLVLTLSLAVLLGWQWAMDYFYPQPEEVPVTAEKVDTPAEHAAVAHSRTGGLQDPSAIALEAADLETALASPDRVAIDSPKVGGSINLQGAFLDDVVLKDYAATTENDEPVRIFSPRGTPAQQVSQFGFLVNGEKVSDDAIWQSSGGVLTQDNPVTLTHVAGEGVTLEQTWSIDENYMLTIDQVVSNTSGVPVVVQPYGLVSRTSDTASADFFIAHSGPIGSFDQSVDYDYDYDDVEDEKTVALAGKTDWVGFTDIYWLAAMVPQVGSAPDSTFRSLGNNIFRADMIYDPITIPNGRKVTTISRLYAGAKDSEILDAYQDAGIPQFGLAIDWGWFRWFEKPFLWLLKNIFELVGNFGVAIIILTIIVRGLMFPIAQKQFASMASMKAIQPKMKALQEKYKDDRVKQQQEMQKLFKEEKVNPLAGCLPLILQIPIFFALYKVLYLAIEMRHQHFLWIDDLSAPDPATILNLFGLLPFTPPSFLAIGILAVLLGVTMWLTFRLNPQTDPVQAQVFSIMPWVLMFIMAPFAAGLLLYWVTSNILTLAQQKYLYSKHPQLRAAAEKEKAEKAAAAKAGK comes from the coding sequence TTGGAAAATTCACGCAATTTCGTGCTCGTCCTCACCCTGTCGCTGGCCGTCCTGCTCGGCTGGCAGTGGGCGATGGACTATTTCTATCCGCAGCCAGAAGAAGTCCCCGTCACTGCCGAGAAGGTGGATACGCCAGCTGAGCATGCCGCAGTCGCGCACTCGCGCACCGGCGGCCTGCAGGATCCCAGCGCCATCGCGCTGGAAGCGGCCGATCTCGAAACAGCGCTTGCCTCGCCCGACCGTGTGGCGATCGATTCGCCCAAGGTTGGCGGCTCGATCAACCTGCAGGGGGCCTTCCTCGACGACGTCGTGCTCAAGGATTACGCGGCCACCACCGAAAACGACGAACCGGTGCGGATCTTCTCTCCGCGCGGAACGCCCGCGCAGCAGGTCTCGCAGTTCGGCTTCCTCGTGAACGGCGAAAAGGTTTCGGACGACGCGATCTGGCAAAGCTCTGGGGGCGTGCTCACTCAGGACAACCCCGTCACGCTGACGCATGTCGCAGGCGAGGGCGTCACGCTCGAACAGACCTGGTCGATCGATGAAAACTACATGCTCACCATCGACCAGGTGGTCAGCAACACGAGCGGCGTCCCCGTGGTCGTGCAGCCCTACGGCCTCGTCAGCCGCACCAGCGACACCGCCAGCGCCGACTTCTTCATCGCCCACTCGGGTCCGATCGGCAGCTTCGACCAGAGCGTCGACTACGATTACGACTATGACGACGTGGAAGACGAGAAGACCGTTGCGCTTGCCGGCAAGACCGACTGGGTCGGATTCACCGACATCTACTGGCTCGCAGCCATGGTCCCGCAGGTAGGCTCTGCGCCCGATTCGACCTTCCGTTCGCTCGGCAACAACATCTTCCGCGCGGACATGATCTACGACCCGATCACCATTCCCAACGGTCGCAAGGTCACCACCATTTCGCGCCTCTATGCAGGTGCGAAGGACAGCGAAATCCTCGATGCCTACCAGGATGCCGGCATCCCGCAGTTCGGTCTCGCGATCGACTGGGGCTGGTTCCGATGGTTCGAGAAACCCTTCCTCTGGCTGCTCAAGAACATCTTCGAACTGGTCGGCAATTTCGGTGTCGCGATCATCATCCTGACGATCATCGTGCGCGGCCTGATGTTCCCCATCGCGCAGAAGCAGTTCGCTTCGATGGCAAGCATGAAGGCGATCCAGCCGAAGATGAAAGCGCTGCAGGAAAAGTACAAGGACGACCGCGTCAAGCAGCAGCAGGAGATGCAGAAGCTCTTCAAGGAAGAGAAGGTCAATCCGCTCGCGGGCTGCCTTCCGCTGATCCTGCAGATCCCGATCTTCTTCGCGCTCTACAAGGTGCTCTACCTCGCGATCGAAATGCGTCACCAGCACTTCCTCTGGATCGACGACCTTTCCGCTCCCGATCCGGCGACCATCCTCAACCTGTTCGGCCTGTTGCCGTTCACGCCGCCGAGCTTCCTGGCCATCGGCATACTCGCGGTGCTGCTGGGCGTGACCATGTGGCTGACCTTCAGGCTCAACCCTCAGACCGATCCGGTCCAGGCGCAGGTGTTCTCGATCATGCCATGGGTGCTGATGTTCATCATGGCGCCGTTCGCCGCAGGCCTGCTGCTCTACTGGGTGACCTCGAACATCCTGACGCTCGCGCAGCAGAAATATCTCTATTCGAAGCACCCGCAATTGAGGGCGGCGGCCGAGAAGGAAAAGGCCGAGAAGGCCGCAGCGGCGAAGGCCGGGAAGTAG
- the yidD gene encoding membrane protein insertion efficiency factor YidD, whose protein sequence is MKYPLIWIARLWQLGPSRILPPTCRFTPSCSQYAIEALQKYGAIKGGWLAFKRLLRCQPWGGCGHDPVP, encoded by the coding sequence ATGAAATATCCGCTCATCTGGATTGCGCGCCTGTGGCAGCTCGGCCCAAGCCGCATTCTGCCGCCGACCTGCCGCTTCACCCCGTCGTGTAGCCAGTATGCCATCGAGGCGCTCCAGAAATACGGGGCAATCAAGGGTGGATGGTTGGCGTTCAAGCGGCTATTGCGCTGCCAACCATGGGGGGGCTGCGGCCATGATCCGGTGCCCTGA
- the rnpA gene encoding ribonuclease P protein component: MHPSLSVIRKRSDFVAANRGVRNAKPGFVLLTRPNEGHGKRYGITVTKKIGNAVVRNRMKRRFRELLWAALPEGGLPDHDHILIGREGGIERDFAAMAEELDAALARAAKGEGDRPRRPRHKRSPRA, translated from the coding sequence ATGCACCCGAGCCTGTCCGTCATCCGCAAGCGTAGCGATTTCGTCGCCGCCAATCGCGGTGTGCGCAATGCCAAGCCGGGTTTCGTCCTGCTGACGCGGCCGAACGAAGGCCACGGCAAGCGTTACGGGATTACGGTCACCAAGAAAATCGGCAATGCCGTCGTGCGCAACCGCATGAAGCGGCGTTTTCGCGAATTGCTGTGGGCGGCACTTCCCGAAGGCGGCCTGCCCGATCACGATCACATCCTTATCGGCCGCGAAGGTGGTATCGAGCGCGACTTCGCGGCGATGGCCGAGGAGCTGGATGCTGCGTTGGCACGCGCTGCCAAAGGCGAAGGCGACCGCCCGCGCCGACCCCGACATAAAAGATCGCCCCGCGCATGA
- the rpmH gene encoding 50S ribosomal protein L34, with translation MKRTFQPSNLVRARRHGFFARKATPGGRKVLRARRSRGRKNLCA, from the coding sequence ATGAAGCGGACTTTCCAGCCCTCGAACCTCGTGCGCGCCCGTCGCCACGGTTTCTTCGCACGCAAGGCTACCCCGGGTGGCCGTAAGGTTCTTCGTGCACGTCGCAGCCGCGGCCGCAAGAACCTCTGCGCGTAA
- a CDS encoding YifB family Mg chelatase-like AAA ATPase encodes MVALVRTVAYLGLEARSVEVQCSLAPGLPNFNIVGLADKAVGESKERVRAALSSMGLALPPKRITINLSPADLPKEGSHYDLPIALAVLAAMGITDAEQLDDWIIVGELALDARIAPSPGVLLAAIHASEQEKGLICPAAQGSEARWASEVPVIAAPDIASLLNHLKGTSQLPTPEPGLVEEPVSAPDLKQVKGQETAKRALEIAAAGGHNLLMIGPPGAGKSLLASCLPGILPPLSPAEALEVSMVQSVAGLLEEGKISRSRPFRAPHHSASMAALTGGGLKVKPGEVSLAHLGVLFLDELPEFQRAVLDSLRQPLETNTVDVARANAHVTFPANVQLVSAMNPCRCGHLGDPALACSRAPKCAADYQSKVSGPLLDRIDLHVEVDPVSAADLALPPPAEGSDEVAARVAKARAIQTARAEESGARTNAELQGDALETFAGPDAKGRELLMQAATAMNLSARSYTRMLRVARTIADLAGAEQVGRIHVAEALSYRRQPPRA; translated from the coding sequence TTGGTCGCACTGGTCCGGACGGTGGCCTATCTCGGGCTGGAAGCGCGCAGCGTCGAAGTGCAATGCTCGCTCGCCCCGGGCCTGCCAAATTTCAACATCGTGGGCCTTGCCGACAAGGCAGTCGGAGAGAGCAAGGAACGCGTGCGCGCCGCGCTGTCCTCCATGGGCCTCGCGCTGCCGCCCAAGCGGATCACGATCAACCTATCGCCCGCCGACCTGCCCAAGGAAGGCTCGCATTACGACCTGCCGATCGCGCTTGCGGTCTTGGCCGCGATGGGCATTACTGATGCCGAGCAACTCGATGACTGGATCATCGTGGGCGAGCTGGCGCTCGATGCGCGCATCGCGCCCTCCCCCGGCGTGTTGCTGGCCGCGATCCATGCCAGCGAGCAGGAAAAAGGCCTGATCTGTCCCGCCGCGCAAGGATCGGAAGCGCGCTGGGCGAGCGAAGTGCCGGTGATCGCCGCACCCGATATCGCCAGCCTGCTGAACCATCTCAAGGGCACCAGCCAGCTGCCCACGCCCGAGCCGGGTCTGGTAGAGGAGCCGGTCAGCGCGCCGGACCTCAAACAGGTGAAAGGGCAGGAAACCGCCAAGCGCGCGCTCGAAATCGCGGCGGCGGGCGGGCACAACCTCCTCATGATCGGCCCGCCGGGCGCGGGCAAGTCGCTGCTGGCGAGCTGCCTGCCGGGTATCCTGCCGCCGCTCTCGCCTGCCGAGGCGCTTGAAGTCAGCATGGTGCAATCGGTCGCGGGCCTGCTCGAAGAGGGCAAGATCAGCCGTTCGCGCCCGTTCCGTGCGCCGCACCATTCGGCGAGCATGGCGGCGCTGACCGGCGGCGGATTGAAGGTGAAGCCGGGCGAGGTCAGCCTCGCGCACCTCGGCGTGCTCTTCCTCGACGAGCTGCCGGAATTCCAGCGCGCCGTGCTCGATTCGCTGCGCCAACCGCTTGAAACCAACACGGTCGATGTCGCGCGCGCCAATGCGCATGTGACCTTTCCAGCGAACGTCCAGCTCGTTTCCGCAATGAACCCGTGCCGCTGCGGGCACCTCGGCGACCCTGCGCTTGCTTGCAGCCGCGCGCCCAAATGCGCCGCCGACTACCAGAGCAAGGTCTCCGGGCCCTTGCTCGACCGGATCGACCTGCACGTAGAGGTCGACCCTGTCAGCGCCGCCGATCTCGCCCTGCCCCCGCCCGCAGAGGGCAGCGATGAGGTCGCCGCGAGGGTAGCGAAAGCCCGGGCGATCCAAACCGCCCGCGCCGAAGAGAGTGGCGCGCGCACCAATGCCGAATTGCAGGGCGATGCGCTGGAAACCTTTGCGGGGCCCGACGCAAAGGGTCGCGAACTGCTGATGCAGGCGGCAACCGCCATGAACCTTTCGGCGCGCAGCTACACCCGTATGCTCCGCGTCGCGCGGACAATCGCGGACCTTGCAGGGGCGGAGCAGGTGGGCCGCATCCATGTGGCAGAGGCGCTGAGCTACCGGAGGCAACCTCCCCGCGCCTGA
- a CDS encoding serpin family protein, translating into MPLIRNASRLFIAAAGLTLAACSAQTEGPQPAGSAGTGGGGALALFPILDAEAKRDENVVISPVSIDLAFGLLHAGARGETRAQLEQYLPPLADPMGYETNKDDVKVTISNALFLDDRFRFRDSYVSQLRREYEAKAIATDFTDKQGAADTINSWADDATEGLIPKVIAPETVTPDMIAVLANALYFDGLWETKLMSSSQHPFLFGSGREEPFTFVGETFETPYARVDGWEGVRLAYRNDRYAMDILMPSDREIMAAAPPLELIERLKQELDGDAMELVRVEIPQFETDFAISLNDTLMSLGVTLPFDEIRADLSGMAEPGQQPIKVSDVRHMTKLQVYDEGTKAAAVTTISIVVTGARILPKEPIPFRADRPFIAVLRDLERDAVLFIGRISDPQPFEPEVAE; encoded by the coding sequence ATGCCTTTGATCCGCAACGCTTCTCGCCTGTTCATCGCCGCTGCCGGCCTCACACTTGCCGCCTGCTCTGCTCAGACCGAGGGGCCACAGCCTGCCGGATCTGCGGGAACTGGTGGCGGAGGCGCGCTCGCGCTCTTCCCGATCCTCGATGCCGAAGCGAAGCGCGACGAGAACGTCGTCATTTCACCGGTGAGCATCGATCTCGCATTCGGGCTACTTCACGCCGGCGCGCGCGGCGAAACCCGCGCGCAGCTGGAGCAATACCTCCCGCCCCTGGCCGATCCGATGGGATACGAGACAAACAAGGACGACGTGAAGGTCACCATCTCCAACGCTCTGTTTCTCGATGACCGGTTCCGTTTCCGTGACAGCTATGTTTCCCAGCTGCGCCGCGAATACGAGGCCAAGGCGATCGCCACCGACTTTACCGACAAGCAGGGCGCCGCCGACACGATCAACAGTTGGGCGGACGATGCCACGGAAGGGCTTATCCCGAAGGTTATCGCGCCGGAGACGGTCACTCCCGACATGATCGCGGTCCTCGCCAACGCGCTCTATTTCGACGGGTTGTGGGAAACGAAGCTGATGTCGAGCAGCCAGCACCCCTTCCTTTTCGGTAGCGGCAGGGAAGAGCCCTTCACCTTTGTCGGCGAGACCTTCGAGACGCCCTATGCACGCGTTGACGGTTGGGAGGGCGTGCGCCTTGCGTACCGCAACGACCGCTACGCCATGGACATATTGATGCCGAGCGATCGCGAGATCATGGCGGCTGCCCCGCCACTCGAACTGATCGAGCGCTTGAAACAGGAACTGGACGGCGACGCGATGGAACTGGTGCGGGTGGAGATACCCCAGTTCGAAACCGACTTTGCGATTTCGCTCAACGATACGCTGATGTCGCTGGGCGTGACGCTGCCCTTCGACGAGATCAGGGCAGATCTGAGCGGAATGGCCGAACCCGGACAGCAACCGATCAAGGTCAGTGACGTTCGCCACATGACCAAGCTCCAGGTCTATGACGAAGGCACCAAGGCCGCCGCGGTGACGACGATCAGCATCGTGGTGACGGGCGCACGCATTTTGCCAAAGGAACCGATCCCCTTCAGGGCAGATCGGCCCTTCATCGCGGTACTGCGCGACCTCGAACGCGATGCGGTGCTGTTTATCGGCCGGATATCCGATCCCCAGCCCTTCGAGCCCGAAGTGGCCGAGTAA
- a CDS encoding winged helix-turn-helix transcriptional regulator has product MGDIREPLRELTECGLPQALEVMGERWSFMILRASFNGLHHFEEFLSELGIARNILSNRLAKLVEHGILRRDPCPDDRRKIEYRLTEKGFDLLPTMVALRQWGQKYGQEVIENPVLVDERDRLPIGPTSILSHDGRILGPQDLHLVERSNLGIRADGTKAEPGDALGNGSVVDLEALRKARDAA; this is encoded by the coding sequence ATGGGCGATATCCGCGAACCTTTGCGCGAACTGACCGAATGCGGGCTGCCGCAGGCTCTTGAAGTCATGGGCGAACGCTGGAGCTTCATGATCCTGCGCGCCAGCTTCAACGGGCTGCACCACTTCGAGGAATTCCTCAGCGAACTCGGCATCGCGCGCAATATCCTGTCGAACCGGCTCGCCAAGCTGGTCGAACACGGCATCCTGCGCCGCGATCCCTGCCCCGACGATCGGCGCAAGATCGAATATCGCCTGACCGAAAAGGGTTTCGACCTGCTTCCCACCATGGTCGCCCTGCGCCAGTGGGGCCAGAAATACGGGCAGGAAGTCATCGAGAACCCGGTTCTCGTCGACGAGCGCGATCGCTTGCCGATCGGCCCGACCTCGATCCTCAGCCACGACGGCCGTATCCTCGGCCCGCAGGACTTGCACCTGGTAGAGCGCAGCAATCTCGGCATCCGTGCCGACGGCACCAAGGCCGAGCCGGGCGATGCGCTGGGCAATGGCTCGGTCGTCGACCTCGAAGCGCTGCGCAAGGCACGCGACGCCGCCTGA